A region of Takifugu flavidus isolate HTHZ2018 chromosome 2, ASM371156v2, whole genome shotgun sequence DNA encodes the following proteins:
- the ap3s2 gene encoding AP-3 complex subunit sigma-2, protein MIKAILIFNNHGKPRLIRFYQYFAEDMQQQIIRETFHLVSKRDDNVCNFLEGGSLIGGSDYKLIYRHYATLYFVFCVDSSESELGILDLIQVFVETLDKCFENVCELDLIFHMDKVHYILQEVVMGGMVLETNMNEIVAQVEVQNRMEKSEGGLSAAPARAVSAVKNMNLPEIPRNINIGDINIKVPSLSPF, encoded by the exons ATGATTAAAGCAATTTTGATATTTAACAACCATGGGAAGCCGAGGCTGATTAGATTCTACCAATATTTT GCGGAGgacatgcagcagcagatcatTCGAGAGACGTTTCATTTGGTGTCGAAAAGAGACGACAATGTCTGCAACTTCCTGGAGGGTGGTAG tcTCATCGGTGGCTCTGACTACAAGCTGATTTATCGGCATTATGCGACCCTCTACTTCGTCTTCTGTGTGGATTCTTCTGAGAGTGAACTTGGCATTCTGGACCTCATCCAG GTGTTTGTGGAAACGTTGGATAAATGCTTTGAAAATGTCTGTGAGCTGGATCTCATTTTCCACATGGACAAG GTCCATTATatcctgcaggaggtggtgaTGGGCGGCATGGTGCTGGAGACCAACATGAATGAAATTGTAGCACAGGTGGAGGTGCAGAATCGCATGGAGAAGTCAGAG GGCGGCCTGTCGGCGGCACCTGCCCGTGCTGTCTCTGCTGTGAAGAACATGAACCTGCCCGAGATTCCCCGCAACATCAACATCGGAGACATTAATATCAAAGTGCCCAGCCTCTCCCCATTCTGA
- the LOC130516800 gene encoding aminopeptidase N-like gives MGNVYHVNKNLGLCLLVAAAAALTTIIALSVAYNNEKSKNRGTGAASTASTSTPPVTSFTPKYPWDYYRLPSSLLPLSYNVTLWPRLEPDADGMYIFTGHSVVIFTCLKNTDLVIIHSTKLNLTTFSEHHAKLTGLNGASPPAIERSWFVDRTEYLVLQLRGQLSVGASYALYTEFRGELADDLQGFYRSEYTEDGVKKVIATSQMQATYARKAFPCFDEPAMKAVFNVTIIHDRSTVALSNSRDTGQKDSVMEGLPVRVTTFEPTETMSTYLLAFIVTDFIEVESKKHNLLVRIWARRKAIEDRQGDYALNVTGHILQFYEQYYNAKYPLPKSDQIALPDFHAGAMENWGLITYRETALLYDPIISSTGNKERVVTVIAHELAHMWFGNLVTLKWWNDLWLNEGFASYVEYLGADYAEPSWNIKDLIVLYDVHSVFAVDALASSHPLTRQEEEVSDPAQISEMFNTISYKKGAAVLRMLSGFLTESVFTKGLSSYLNTFAFKNTVYTNLWDHLQQAAENTAGLNIPHTVHDIMNRWTLQMGFPVVTIDTSTGRITQKHFLLDPESAVERPSQFNYEWFIPIKWMKSGVEQPQYWLLQKTDVSSQMKVSGVDWVLANVKISGYYRVNYDLTNWERLLSLLNNNHKAVPILNRAQIIDDAFNLARAKIINTTLALKTTKYLAMERDFVPWESALRNLEYYIFMFDRTEVYEALQAYLKKQIQPLFQHFRTITANWTKIPPGHTDQYNQINAIRTACAMGVESCRELTKSWYRKWMDNPRHNPIHPNLKSTVYCNAIAYGGAEEWNFAWSMFKSATLASEASKLRGAMACTKKPWLLNKYLEYTLDSTKIRRQDAMSTIQYVARNVVGMPLAWNFIREKWDYIFQLYGKGSFSFSGLVSGITKRFSTEFELQELKRFYEEKRRVGFGSATLAMEQAIERTAANIKWVKENRGHVLKWLTDEAA, from the exons ATGGGAAACGTCTACCATGTTAACAAAAATCTGGGCCTGTGTCTGCTGGTggcggcagctgctgctctgaccacCATCATCGCTCTGTCAGTCGCCTACAACAACGAAAAGTCCAAGAACAGAGGCACTGGGGCTGCTTCTACCGCCAGCACGTCCACACCTCCGGTGACCTCCTTCACCCCCAAATACCCCTGGGACTACTACAGGCTCCCCAGCTCCCTGCTCCCACTCTCCTACAACGTGACGCTGTGGCCCCGGCTGGAACCAGATGCAGACGGCATGTACATCTTCACTGGTCACTCAGTTGTGATCTTTACCTGCTTGAAGAACACTGATCTTGTCATCATCCACTCCACCAAACTGAACCTCACCACCTTCTCTGAGCATCACGCTAAGCTGACAGGCCTGAATGGAGCCTCTCCACCTGCTATAGAGAGGTCCTGGTTTGTTGACAGAACAGAATATTTGGTTCTTCAACTACGAGGGCAACTGTCTGTTGGTGCTTCATATGCACTTTACACAGAATTTCGGGGAGAGCTGGCGGACGACTTGCAGGGCTTCTACAGGAGTGAATACACTGAGGACGGTGTGAAGAA AGTCATTGCTACCTCACAGATGCAGGCAACATACGCCAGAAAAGCCTTCCCTTGTTTTGATGAGCCAGCCATGAAAGCCGTCTTCAACGTCACCATCATCCATGACAGATCCACTGTCGCCCTTTCCAACAGCAGAGATACGG GTCAGAAGGACTCTGTCATGGAGGGCCTTCCCGTCAGAGTGACTACATTTGAGCCCACAGAGACAATGTCCACATACCTGCTGGCCTTCATTGTCACCGATTTTATTGAAGTTGAGTCAAAAAAGCACAATTTGTTG GTCCGGATCTGGGCTCGGAGAAAAGCCATCGAAGACAGACAGGGTGACTACGCCCTGAACGTTACTGGACACATCCTTCAGTTCTATGAGCAGTACTATAATGCAAAATACCCACTCCCAAAGTCAG ATCAGATTGCCCTGCCAGACTTCCACGCTGGGGCGATGGAGAACTGGGGTCTGATCACATACCGGGAGACCGCCCTGCTCTACGACCCCATCATATCCTCCACCGGAAACAAGGAGAGAGTCGTAACCGTAATCGCTCATGAACTCGCACACATG TGGTTCGGTAACCTGGTGACGCTAAAATGGTGGAATGACCTGTGGCTGAACGAGGGGTTTGCATCGTACGTGGAGTACCTCGGAGCTGACTATGCTGAGCCCAGCTGGAACATT AAAGACCTGATTGTCCTGTACGACGTCCACAGTGTGTTTGCCGTGGATGCCCTGGCCTCCTCACACCCGCTGACCCGtcaagaggaggaagtgagcgaCCCCGCTCAGATCAGCGAGATGTTCAACACCATCTCGTACAAAAAG GGAGCAGCGGTGCTCAGAATGCTGTCAGGTTTCCTCACAGAGTCTGTGTTCACCAAAGGACTCAGT TCCTACCTGAACACTTTTGCATTTAAGAACACGGTGTATACAAACCTGTGGGACCACCTACAGCAG GCAGCCGAGAACACGGCAGGATTGAATATTCCTCACACAGTCCACGACATCATGAACCGTTGGACTCTTCAAATGGGCTTCCCAGTGGTCACAATTGACACTAGCACGGGAAGAATCACCCAGAAGCACTTTCTGCTGGATCCCGAGTCGGCAGTGGAAAGGCCTTCTCAGTTCAA TTATGAATGGTTTATCCCAATAAAATGGATGAAATCCGGTGTAGAGCAGCCGCAGTACTGGCTTCTACAGAAGACAG atgTTAGTAGTCAGATGAAGGTGTCAGGAGTGGACTGGGTCCTGGCGAACGTCAAGATTTCTGGTTACTACAGGGTGAACTATGATCTCACCAACTGGGAAcgtctcctctccctgctcAACAACAATCACAAG GCTGTACCAATCCTGAACAGAGCACAGATCATAGATGATGCATTCAATCTCGCTAG GGCCAAAATAATCAACACAACACTGGCTCTGAAAACAACCAAATATCTGGCCATGGAGAGGGACTTTGTCCCCTGGGAATCAGCTCTGAGGAACCTCGAGTACTACATCTTCATGTTTGACCGCACTGAAGTCTATGAAGCCCTACAG GCCTACCTGAAGAAACAAATCCAACCCCTTTTCCAGCACTTCAGGACAATCACAGCTAACTGGACCAAAATTCCACCGGGACACACTGATCA GTACAATCAGATAAATGCCATTAGAACGGCCTGTGCTATGGGTGTGGAGAGCTGCAGGGAGCTTACCAAGAGCTGGTACAGGAAGTGGATGGATAACCCCCGTCACAACCC GATCCATCCCAATTTGAAAAGCACAGTTTACTGCAACGCCATAGCCTACGGGGGCGCGGAGGAGTGGAACTTTGCCTGGAGTATGTTTAAGAGCGCCACTCTGGCATCGGAGGCCTCCAAGCTGAGAGGAGCTATGGCCTGCACCAAGAAACCCTGGTTGTTAAACAA GTACCTGGAGTACACGTTGGATTCCACAAAGATTCGCCGGCAGGATGCCATGTCCACCATCCAGTACGTCGCTAGAAATGTTGTAGGAATGCCGCTGGCCTGGAACTTCATCAGGGAAAAATGGGATTACATTTTCCAGCT GTATGGGAAAGggtccttctccttctctggtcTTGTCAGCGGAATCACAAAAAGGTTTTCAACAGAGTTTGAGTTACAGGAG CTGAAGAGATTTTATGAAGAGAAGCGCCGTGTTGGTTTTGGCTCGGCCACCTTGGCAATGGAGCAGGCCATAGAGAGAACTGCAGCCAACATCAAGTGGGTGAAGGAAAACAGAGGTCATGTGCTGAAGTGGCTGACGGACGAAGCAGCATGA